A single genomic interval of Tsukamurella paurometabola harbors:
- a CDS encoding isoprenyl transferase: MPTGPARKLFSPAYALYERRLVNELTAAYRDGAQRPRHVAVLCDGNRRWARAAGFSDVSHGYRMGAKKIAEMLEWCDEAGIELATIYLLSTENLRRDPDELAALLEIITDVVEEISGPDKNWSVKIVGAMDLLPPDAARRLTAAAEGTTGRTGTHVNVAVGYGGRKEIVDAVQSLLRSELAEGMSGQELVDAVTVDGIDQHLYTKGQPDPDLVIRTSGEQRLSGFLLWQSAYSEIWFTEAYWPEFRRVDFLRALRDYAARHRRFGA; encoded by the coding sequence CTGCCGACCGGGCCGGCCCGCAAGCTCTTCTCGCCGGCCTACGCGCTCTACGAGCGGAGGCTGGTGAACGAGCTCACCGCCGCCTACCGCGACGGCGCGCAGCGGCCGCGGCACGTCGCGGTGCTCTGCGACGGCAATCGCCGCTGGGCCCGCGCCGCCGGGTTCAGCGACGTGAGTCACGGCTACCGCATGGGCGCGAAGAAGATCGCCGAGATGCTCGAGTGGTGCGACGAGGCCGGCATCGAACTCGCCACCATCTACCTGCTCTCGACCGAGAACCTGCGCCGCGACCCCGACGAGCTCGCGGCGCTGCTGGAGATCATCACCGACGTCGTCGAGGAGATCTCCGGGCCGGACAAGAACTGGTCCGTGAAGATCGTCGGCGCGATGGATCTGCTGCCGCCCGACGCCGCGCGCCGGCTCACCGCCGCCGCCGAGGGCACCACGGGGCGGACGGGAACCCACGTCAACGTGGCCGTCGGCTACGGCGGCCGCAAGGAGATCGTCGACGCGGTGCAGTCGCTGCTGCGCAGCGAGCTCGCCGAGGGGATGTCCGGGCAGGAGCTGGTGGACGCGGTCACCGTCGACGGGATCGACCAGCACCTCTACACCAAGGGGCAGCCCGACCCCGACCTGGTGATCCGCACGTCGGGGGAGCAGCGGCTCTCCGGCTTCCTGCTGTGGCAGAGCGCGTACAGCGAGATCTGGTTCACGGAGGCCTACTGGCCCGAGTTCCGGCGCGTCGATTTCCTGCGCGCGCTGCGCGACTACGCCGCCCGGCACCGCCGGTTCGGGGCGTAG
- a CDS encoding ABC transporter ATP-binding protein, translating to MTGTERVELTGLGKTYDTASGQTVALQPTDLTIEPGEFVSIVGPSGCGKTTLLRLIAGFEDPTEGVVEVGGARVTAPSADRGVVFQAPTLYPWLTVRGNVEFGPKVSGVGKAERREQAQKLLDLVGLGDFGDKRPYELSGGMQQRAQIARVLVNDPAIVLMDEPYGALDALTRERLQVDLLKIWREAGKTIVFITHSVEEAVFLSTRVLVMSARPGRVVIDRKVELPGDGPDTVRDPSVTGTPEFQALRTELAAAIYAAHG from the coding sequence GTGACCGGCACGGAACGCGTCGAGCTGACCGGGCTCGGCAAGACCTACGACACCGCGAGCGGGCAGACGGTCGCGCTGCAGCCCACCGACCTCACGATCGAGCCCGGCGAGTTCGTCTCCATCGTCGGGCCGTCGGGCTGCGGCAAGACGACCCTGCTCCGGTTGATCGCCGGCTTCGAGGACCCGACGGAGGGCGTCGTGGAGGTCGGCGGCGCGCGGGTGACGGCACCGTCGGCCGACCGGGGCGTGGTCTTCCAGGCCCCCACCCTCTACCCGTGGCTGACGGTGCGCGGCAACGTCGAGTTCGGGCCCAAGGTGAGCGGCGTGGGCAAGGCCGAGCGGCGCGAGCAGGCGCAGAAGCTGCTCGACCTCGTGGGCCTCGGCGACTTCGGCGACAAGCGGCCCTACGAGCTGTCGGGCGGCATGCAGCAGCGCGCGCAGATCGCCCGGGTGCTCGTCAACGATCCCGCCATCGTGCTCATGGACGAGCCGTACGGCGCGCTCGATGCGCTCACCCGCGAGCGGCTGCAGGTCGACCTCCTCAAGATCTGGCGGGAGGCGGGCAAGACCATCGTCTTCATCACGCACTCCGTCGAGGAGGCCGTCTTCCTGAGCACGCGCGTTCTCGTGATGAGCGCCCGGCCGGGCCGCGTGGTCATCGACCGCAAGGTCGAGCTGCCGGGCGACGGACCCGACACCGTCCGCGACCCGTCGGTGACCGGAACGCCCGAGTTCCAAGCCCTGCGTACGGAGCTCGCCGCCGCGATCTACGCAGCACACGGCTGA
- a CDS encoding ABC transporter substrate-binding protein — MNRLTRLARTALVVGTVGLTLTGCIVESGRAEQSRSLGGTTACPVDPDPTVRGTVRIGWQEIPNGDLVVKDTGLLKTCLPNVNVVWSKFASGGDVIQAFGANSLDVGLLGSAPAAKALSAPLNIDMKVIWIQDRIGAAESLVAKDPAIRTVGDLRGKRIAVPFASTAHYSLLTALDKAGVTDAQVINLAPDAIHGAWGGGQIDATYIWEPTLSQLGGTVLTTSAQVAEQGAPTYDLEGARGDFVKNNPAFLKAWAAAQGWAANLLNTDPNKAAEHIAGQLGVPLEQVLTQIKGYAYFDAKTQGGPDHLGGQLGADIRRTAEFLLQQGQVQGVGPAQHYTDGVYAAAAQGGTK; from the coding sequence ATGAACCGCCTCACGCGCCTCGCGCGCACGGCGCTCGTCGTCGGCACCGTCGGCCTGACCCTGACCGGCTGCATCGTCGAATCCGGCCGGGCCGAGCAGTCCCGCTCCCTCGGCGGCACGACGGCGTGCCCCGTCGACCCGGACCCGACGGTGCGCGGCACCGTCCGGATCGGCTGGCAGGAGATCCCGAACGGCGACCTCGTCGTCAAGGACACGGGCCTGCTCAAGACCTGCCTGCCCAACGTGAACGTCGTGTGGAGCAAGTTCGCCTCCGGAGGCGACGTGATCCAGGCCTTCGGCGCGAACAGCCTCGACGTGGGCCTGCTCGGCAGCGCGCCCGCCGCGAAGGCACTCAGCGCGCCGCTCAACATCGACATGAAGGTCATCTGGATCCAGGACCGCATCGGGGCCGCGGAATCGCTGGTCGCGAAGGACCCGGCGATCAGGACCGTCGGCGACCTCCGGGGCAAGCGGATCGCCGTGCCCTTCGCGTCGACCGCGCATTACAGCCTGCTCACCGCCCTGGACAAGGCCGGCGTCACCGACGCGCAGGTGATCAATCTGGCGCCGGACGCCATCCACGGCGCCTGGGGCGGCGGGCAGATCGACGCCACCTACATCTGGGAACCCACCCTGAGTCAACTGGGCGGCACGGTGCTCACCACGAGCGCGCAGGTCGCCGAGCAGGGAGCGCCGACCTACGACCTCGAGGGCGCCCGGGGCGACTTCGTGAAGAACAACCCGGCCTTCCTCAAGGCGTGGGCCGCCGCGCAGGGGTGGGCCGCGAACCTGCTCAACACCGATCCGAACAAGGCCGCCGAGCACATCGCGGGCCAGCTGGGCGTGCCGCTGGAACAGGTGCTGACCCAGATCAAGGGCTACGCGTACTTCGACGCGAAGACCCAGGGCGGCCCCGATCACCTCGGCGGGCAGCTCGGCGCCGACATCCGGCGGACCGCCGAATTCCTGCTCCAGCAGGGGCAGGTGCAGGGCGTGGGGCCGGCACAGCACTACACGGACGGCGTCTACGCCGCCGCCGCACAGGGGGGAACGAAGTGA
- a CDS encoding ABC transporter permease has product MAGEPPLLRVKNAVIEPLPLAVRSWLVRIIALLVFVAVWWLVSGLRLIDETFLPTPKAVWDAAVRASTWHQVAPGVPREVLGEQNYFLWEHLVASLQRIFAGVGAAIIVGPLLGFAMGTSKTVNTIIEPYLNFLRALPPLGYIGLLIVWFGIGDTSKIWLLFLAAFPAIAISTVNGVQGVSQDQINAARALGANRLQTIRGVIVPATLPEVINGIRIAVGFAWTTVVAAELNNGIPGIGGLAYLAGQQLNTPLTIACIIVIGVTALLLDSLIKWIGLLAVPWKGKA; this is encoded by the coding sequence ATGGCCGGAGAGCCCCCGCTGCTGAGGGTGAAGAACGCCGTCATCGAACCGCTGCCGCTGGCGGTCAGGTCGTGGCTCGTCCGCATCATCGCGCTGCTCGTCTTCGTCGCCGTGTGGTGGCTGGTGAGCGGGCTGCGCCTGATCGACGAGACGTTCCTGCCCACGCCGAAGGCGGTCTGGGACGCGGCGGTGCGCGCGAGCACCTGGCACCAGGTGGCGCCCGGCGTGCCGCGCGAGGTGCTCGGCGAGCAGAACTACTTCCTGTGGGAGCACCTCGTCGCCAGCTTGCAGCGGATCTTCGCCGGTGTCGGCGCGGCGATCATCGTCGGTCCGCTCCTCGGCTTCGCCATGGGCACGTCGAAGACCGTCAACACGATCATCGAGCCCTACCTGAACTTCCTGCGCGCGCTGCCGCCGCTGGGCTACATCGGCCTGCTCATCGTGTGGTTCGGCATCGGCGACACGTCGAAGATCTGGCTGCTCTTCCTCGCCGCCTTCCCGGCCATCGCGATCTCCACGGTGAACGGCGTGCAGGGTGTCAGCCAGGATCAGATCAACGCGGCCCGCGCGCTCGGCGCCAACCGGCTGCAGACCATCCGCGGCGTCATCGTCCCCGCGACGCTGCCCGAGGTCATCAACGGCATCCGCATCGCCGTCGGCTTCGCGTGGACCACCGTCGTCGCGGCCGAGCTCAACAACGGCATCCCCGGCATCGGCGGCCTCGCCTACCTCGCCGGCCAGCAGCTCAACACGCCGCTGACCATCGCCTGCATCATCGTCATCGGCGTCACCGCGCTGCTGCTGGACTCGCTCATCAAGTGGATCGGCCTGCTGGCCGTCCCGTGGAAGGGGAAGGCATGA
- a CDS encoding SDR family NAD(P)-dependent oxidoreductase — protein sequence MAEVAVVTGASSGIGAATARHLVRAGFDVVIGARRVERLEALKADIEAQHPERIVTALPLDVSDADSVKAFTDAIDKVDVLVNNAGGALGVDRIETADEADWSRMYDINVLSILRVTQALLPKLRNSPAASVVTIGSVAALEAYETGAGYNAAKHGARAVTRVLRLELKGEPIRVIEIDPGLVETEFSVVRLGGDKAAADKIYEGVDNLTADDIADAVTWTVTRPPHVNIDSLQIMPRDQVAARNVHRRNV from the coding sequence ATGGCCGAAGTCGCCGTCGTCACCGGAGCGAGCAGCGGGATCGGGGCCGCCACGGCGCGGCACCTGGTGCGCGCGGGGTTCGACGTGGTGATCGGCGCCCGCCGCGTCGAGCGGCTGGAGGCGCTCAAAGCCGACATCGAGGCCCAGCACCCCGAGCGGATCGTCACCGCGCTGCCGCTCGACGTCTCCGACGCCGACTCGGTGAAGGCCTTCACCGACGCGATCGACAAGGTCGACGTGCTCGTCAACAACGCGGGCGGAGCGCTCGGCGTGGACCGCATCGAGACCGCCGACGAGGCCGACTGGTCCCGCATGTACGACATCAACGTGCTCTCGATCCTGCGCGTCACCCAGGCGCTGCTGCCCAAGCTGCGGAACTCGCCGGCCGCGAGCGTCGTGACCATCGGTTCCGTCGCGGCGCTCGAGGCCTACGAGACCGGCGCGGGCTACAACGCGGCCAAGCACGGCGCCCGCGCGGTGACCCGCGTGCTGCGCCTGGAGCTCAAGGGCGAACCGATCCGCGTCATCGAGATCGACCCGGGCCTCGTGGAGACGGAGTTCTCCGTGGTCCGGCTCGGCGGCGACAAGGCCGCGGCCGACAAGATCTACGAGGGCGTCGACAACCTCACCGCCGACGACATCGCCGACGCCGTGACCTGGACCGTCACGCGGCCGCCGCACGTCAACATCGACTCCCTGCAGATCATGCCCCGGGACCAGGTAGCCGCTCGCAACGTGCACCGGAGGAACGTCTGA
- a CDS encoding DMT family transporter: MRAIPLQFAALSIAWGSSFLFIKEGLAGLSPAQVTAARMTIGALTLVVVAVVVRAPLLRDPRAVAHIAVVSVTLCVVPFTLFGWAEQRIDSGLASILNATTPLMTVLVTCAALRSERPGRHQLIGLGVGFAGVVVVLAPSISHGAASISGQLACLAATASYGVAFVYLRRFVTPLALPAPSVALYQVGIGAVLIDTWALTADPHAAAWTPRVVLSMLALGALGAGLAYLWNTNIVAAWGAAAAASVTYLTPVVGVALGVAVLGERPTWNQPLGGLIVLAGIVLSRRAADPAARPRDDARGRAGRRPQRTRP, translated from the coding sequence ATGCGCGCCATCCCGTTGCAGTTCGCCGCCCTGTCCATCGCCTGGGGCTCGAGCTTCCTGTTCATCAAGGAGGGCCTCGCCGGCCTGTCCCCCGCCCAGGTCACCGCCGCCCGGATGACGATCGGCGCGCTCACGCTCGTCGTGGTCGCGGTCGTGGTGCGGGCGCCTCTCCTCCGCGACCCGCGGGCGGTGGCGCACATCGCGGTCGTCTCGGTCACGCTCTGCGTCGTGCCCTTCACGCTGTTCGGATGGGCGGAGCAGCGGATCGACTCCGGTCTCGCGAGCATCCTCAACGCCACCACGCCGCTGATGACGGTGCTCGTGACCTGTGCCGCGCTGCGGTCCGAACGGCCCGGCCGCCATCAGCTGATCGGCCTCGGGGTCGGCTTCGCGGGGGTCGTCGTGGTGCTGGCGCCCTCGATCTCGCACGGTGCCGCGTCGATCTCCGGGCAACTCGCCTGCCTGGCGGCGACCGCGAGCTACGGCGTCGCCTTCGTGTACCTGCGACGGTTCGTGACCCCGCTCGCGCTGCCCGCACCGTCGGTCGCGCTGTACCAGGTGGGGATCGGCGCCGTGCTCATCGACACCTGGGCGCTGACGGCCGACCCGCACGCCGCGGCCTGGACGCCGCGGGTGGTGCTGTCGATGCTGGCGCTCGGGGCCCTCGGGGCGGGCCTGGCCTACCTGTGGAACACGAACATCGTCGCGGCCTGGGGCGCCGCCGCGGCGGCGTCGGTGACCTACCTGACGCCCGTCGTGGGTGTCGCCCTGGGCGTCGCGGTGCTCGGTGAGCGGCCCACGTGGAACCAGCCACTGGGCGGGCTGATCGTGCTCGCCGGGATCGTCCTCAGCCGACGGGCCGCGGATCCAGCCGCACGTCCACGCGATGATGCTCGAGGTCGTGCAGGGCGTAGACCGCAAAGGACTCGACCGTGA
- a CDS encoding DinB family protein: MAITPDTKDWTWVIERACPACGFDPSTVRRDDVGDRIARSAAGWDRALARPDARERPDERTWSVLEYGCHVRDVHRIMRERLELMLGRDGATFANWDQDVTAVEDAYGEQDPATVAGELADAATAFAHAYRAVAGDEWTRTGLRSNGSAFTVESFAVYALHDLEHHRVDVRLDPRPVG, from the coding sequence GTGGCGATTACACCGGACACCAAGGACTGGACGTGGGTCATCGAGCGGGCCTGCCCGGCCTGCGGATTCGACCCCTCGACGGTCCGCCGCGACGACGTCGGCGACCGCATCGCGCGGTCGGCCGCCGGTTGGGACCGGGCGCTCGCGCGCCCGGACGCACGGGAACGGCCCGACGAGCGGACGTGGTCGGTGCTCGAATACGGCTGCCACGTGCGCGACGTGCACCGCATCATGCGCGAGCGCCTCGAGCTGATGCTGGGGCGGGACGGCGCCACCTTCGCGAACTGGGACCAGGACGTCACCGCCGTCGAGGACGCCTACGGCGAGCAGGATCCCGCTACCGTCGCCGGTGAGCTGGCGGACGCGGCGACGGCGTTCGCGCACGCGTACCGCGCGGTCGCCGGCGACGAATGGACGCGGACGGGCCTGCGCTCCAACGGCTCCGCGTTCACGGTCGAGTCCTTTGCGGTCTACGCCCTGCACGACCTCGAGCATCATCGCGTGGACGTGCGGCTGGATCCGCGGCCCGTCGGCTGA
- a CDS encoding 3-deoxy-7-phosphoheptulonate synthase → MTIELDTPASTSNRRVSAFHAIPSPAELRDELPLAPRLAAQVEADRAAVADVIAGRDQRLLVVVGPCSVHDPEAALDYARRLGPIADELADELLVVMRVYFEKPRTTVGWKGLINDPGMDESYDVPRGLRTARQLLLDILEIGLPVGCEFLEPTSPQYIADTVAWGAIGARTTESQVHRQLASGLSMPIGFKNATDGNVSVAIDGVQAAAARHVFFGTDDEGAAAVVETVGNDNCHVILRGGRGGPNFDAAAVGAAVGALEKAGLAPSVMVDCSHANSGKDHVRQAEVAREIAGRLAAGEKGISGVMLESFLVAGAQQPGPGPLVYGQSVTDKCMDFGTTDSVLHDLAAALR, encoded by the coding sequence ATGACCATCGAGCTCGACACACCGGCGTCCACATCGAACCGGCGGGTCTCGGCGTTCCACGCGATCCCCTCGCCCGCGGAGCTGCGCGACGAGCTGCCCCTCGCGCCCCGACTGGCCGCTCAGGTCGAGGCCGACCGCGCCGCGGTCGCCGACGTCATCGCCGGCCGTGACCAGCGACTCCTCGTCGTCGTGGGCCCCTGCTCCGTGCACGATCCCGAGGCCGCGCTCGACTACGCCCGGCGGCTGGGGCCCATCGCGGACGAGCTCGCCGACGAACTGCTCGTCGTGATGCGCGTGTACTTCGAGAAGCCGCGCACCACCGTCGGATGGAAGGGCCTCATCAACGACCCGGGCATGGACGAGAGCTACGACGTGCCGCGCGGCCTGCGCACCGCCCGCCAGCTGCTCCTCGACATCCTGGAGATCGGGCTGCCCGTGGGCTGCGAGTTCCTCGAGCCGACGAGCCCGCAGTACATCGCCGACACCGTCGCCTGGGGCGCGATCGGCGCGCGCACCACCGAGTCGCAGGTGCACCGCCAGCTCGCCTCCGGGCTGTCGATGCCGATCGGCTTCAAGAACGCGACCGACGGGAACGTCTCCGTCGCGATCGACGGGGTGCAGGCCGCCGCGGCCCGGCACGTCTTCTTCGGCACCGACGACGAGGGCGCCGCCGCCGTGGTGGAGACCGTCGGCAACGACAACTGCCACGTCATCCTGCGCGGTGGCCGCGGCGGTCCGAACTTCGACGCCGCCGCCGTGGGTGCGGCGGTCGGCGCGCTGGAGAAGGCGGGCCTCGCGCCGTCGGTGATGGTGGACTGTTCCCACGCCAACTCAGGCAAGGACCACGTCCGCCAGGCCGAGGTCGCGCGGGAGATCGCAGGCCGCCTCGCCGCGGGGGAGAAGGGGATCTCCGGCGTCATGCTCGAGTCCTTCCTCGTCGCCGGCGCGCAGCAGCCCGGTCCCGGCCCGCTGGTCTACGGCCAGTCCGTCACCGACAAGTGCATGGACTTCGGTACCACCGACTCGGTGCTGCACGATCTCGCGGCCGCGCTGCGCTGA
- a CDS encoding thioredoxin domain-containing protein: protein MNRLGASTSPYLRQHADNPVHWQEWSEAALAEAVERDVPILLSIGYAACHWCHVMAHESFENEAIAAQMNAGFVCIKVDREERPDLDAIYMNATVAMTGQGGWPMTCFLTPSGEPFYCGTYYPPEPRNGQASFPQLLEAITATWRDRRDEVGRVSAQVAEHLRQASAGLPDGAAPSADDLTGAVRAICADEDPSGGFGRAPKFPPSATVEALLRHHERTGDPASYGVAVRCAEAMARGGIYDQLAGGFARYAVDADWVVPHFEKMLYDNALLLRFYAHLGRRTGSPLALRVADETADFLVRDLGVDGGGLASSLDADTVVDGHGVEGATYVWTPAQLVEVLGDADGAWAAEVFAVTPGGTFEHGTSTLQLHGEPDPVRLADVRRRLYDARTQRPQPGRDDKVVTVWNGLAITALAEAGRVAEAAAVAEYVLGTHWDGARLRRSSLGGAVGEADGMLEDYAALVTGLLALAQHADASAAETDWAAAAATILDAATARFADPAADGSWYDAPSDGETLLTRPRDPADGATPAGASLIAEALTYAEALLGERYAPLAAATRARSGELIRRVPRGAGHHLAVAEQAAAGLQIAVADGAGAAALAAEARRLAPGGAVVVVGAKDSQPLLEGRGPVDGRAAAYVCRGTVCSLPVTDGETLATEIAR, encoded by the coding sequence ATGAACCGTCTCGGCGCGTCCACCAGCCCCTACCTGCGCCAGCACGCGGACAACCCGGTGCACTGGCAGGAGTGGAGCGAGGCCGCGCTGGCGGAGGCGGTCGAGCGGGATGTGCCGATCCTGCTGTCCATCGGCTACGCCGCGTGCCACTGGTGTCACGTCATGGCGCACGAGTCCTTCGAGAACGAGGCGATCGCGGCCCAGATGAACGCCGGCTTCGTCTGCATCAAGGTCGACCGCGAGGAGCGCCCCGACCTCGACGCGATCTACATGAACGCGACCGTCGCCATGACCGGGCAGGGCGGCTGGCCGATGACGTGTTTCCTCACCCCGTCGGGCGAGCCGTTCTACTGCGGCACGTACTACCCGCCCGAGCCCCGGAACGGCCAGGCGAGCTTCCCGCAGCTCCTCGAGGCCATCACCGCCACCTGGCGCGACCGCCGCGACGAGGTCGGCCGCGTCTCCGCGCAGGTGGCCGAGCACCTGCGGCAGGCCTCCGCCGGCCTGCCCGACGGTGCCGCCCCCTCCGCCGACGACCTCACCGGGGCGGTGCGTGCGATCTGCGCCGACGAGGATCCGTCGGGCGGCTTCGGCCGCGCCCCGAAGTTCCCGCCGTCGGCCACCGTCGAGGCGCTGCTGCGGCACCACGAGCGCACGGGCGACCCCGCGTCCTACGGCGTGGCAGTACGGTGCGCTGAGGCGATGGCCCGCGGCGGCATCTACGACCAGCTGGCCGGCGGCTTCGCCCGCTACGCCGTGGACGCCGACTGGGTGGTTCCGCACTTCGAGAAGATGTTGTACGACAACGCCCTGCTGCTCCGCTTCTACGCGCACCTGGGCCGGCGCACCGGCTCGCCGCTGGCGCTGCGGGTGGCCGACGAGACCGCCGACTTCCTGGTCCGCGACCTCGGCGTCGACGGCGGCGGGCTCGCCTCCTCGCTCGACGCCGACACCGTCGTGGACGGCCACGGCGTCGAGGGGGCCACCTACGTGTGGACGCCGGCGCAGCTCGTGGAGGTGCTCGGCGACGCCGACGGGGCCTGGGCCGCCGAGGTCTTCGCCGTCACGCCGGGCGGCACCTTCGAGCACGGCACCTCCACGCTGCAACTGCACGGCGAACCCGACCCGGTGCGCCTCGCCGATGTGCGGCGCCGGCTCTACGACGCCCGCACGCAGCGCCCGCAGCCCGGCCGCGACGACAAGGTGGTCACCGTGTGGAACGGCCTCGCGATCACCGCACTCGCCGAGGCGGGTCGCGTCGCCGAGGCGGCGGCCGTCGCGGAATACGTCCTCGGAACCCATTGGGACGGTGCGCGACTGCGCCGCAGCTCGCTCGGCGGCGCCGTCGGCGAGGCCGACGGGATGCTGGAGGACTACGCCGCCCTCGTCACCGGGCTGCTCGCGCTGGCGCAGCACGCCGACGCATCCGCCGCCGAGACCGACTGGGCCGCAGCGGCAGCCACGATTCTCGACGCCGCGACCGCGCGCTTCGCCGACCCCGCGGCGGACGGGAGCTGGTACGACGCACCGTCGGACGGCGAGACGCTCCTCACCCGCCCCCGTGATCCCGCGGACGGCGCCACCCCCGCCGGCGCGAGCCTCATCGCCGAAGCGCTCACCTACGCCGAGGCGCTCCTCGGGGAGCGGTACGCCCCGCTCGCCGCGGCGACCCGGGCCCGCTCGGGAGAGCTGATCCGCCGGGTGCCGCGCGGCGCGGGCCATCACCTCGCCGTCGCCGAGCAGGCCGCCGCGGGCCTGCAGATCGCCGTCGCCGACGGTGCCGGTGCCGCCGCGCTCGCCGCCGAGGCGCGCCGGCTGGCACCCGGGGGAGCCGTCGTCGTCGTGGGTGCGAAGGACTCGCAGCCCCTGCTCGAGGGGCGCGGACCGGTGGACGGGCGGGCCGCCGCCTACGTCTGCCGCGGCACCGTCTGCTCCCTGCCCGTCACCGACGGTGAGACGCTCGCCACAGAGATCGCGCGGTAG
- a CDS encoding SRPBCC family protein: MKCTTSIEIALPLDRVAQLLADPAQLPMWLRGMVVHEPVRGEHGEVGTVSRVVLRSGKRTMEVTETVTLREPADLRTLPEGTVVRFEREIEGAGMWNAARERLSAAAPDRTRWESENEYRFRNPLMRLMALLMPGAFRKQQLQHMEDFKAFAEQGTDVRDGGA, encoded by the coding sequence ATGAAGTGCACGACCTCCATCGAGATCGCCCTGCCGCTCGACCGCGTCGCACAGCTGCTCGCCGACCCGGCGCAGCTGCCGATGTGGCTGCGGGGCATGGTGGTCCACGAGCCGGTGCGCGGTGAGCACGGTGAGGTCGGCACCGTCTCGCGCGTGGTGCTCCGGTCGGGGAAGCGGACGATGGAAGTCACCGAGACGGTCACCCTCCGCGAGCCGGCGGACCTGCGCACGCTCCCCGAGGGCACCGTCGTGCGGTTCGAGCGGGAGATCGAGGGCGCGGGTATGTGGAACGCCGCGCGCGAGCGGCTCTCGGCGGCCGCCCCGGACCGGACGCGGTGGGAGAGCGAGAACGAGTACCGCTTCCGCAATCCGCTGATGCGGCTGATGGCGCTCCTGATGCCCGGCGCCTTCCGCAAGCAGCAGCTGCAGCACATGGAGGACTTCAAGGCCTTCGCCGAGCAGGGAACGGACGTCCGCGACGGCGGGGCCTGA